Proteins from a single region of Platichthys flesus chromosome 16, fPlaFle2.1, whole genome shotgun sequence:
- the LOC133970379 gene encoding somatostatin receptor type 2-like, protein MDSLIFASSPPNLSDHLMYDSFLQGNDSELHGDYSDPSFNQISTVIITCMYFMVCTVGLCGNALVIYVILRYAKMKTVTNIYILNLAVADVLFMLGLPFIAIQLALVHWPFGPVLCRVVMTLDSLNQFTSIFCLMVMSIDRYLAVVHPIKSTKWRKPRMAKTINLTVWGVSLIVNIPVVIYSGVITKQNGCFCTIVWPEPQEAYYTAFMFYTFILGFFLPLMVICLCYLFIIIKVKTSGMRVASSKRKRSERKVTRMVSIVVAVFVFCWLPFYIFNVTSVTGTISTTPILRSTFAFVVVLGYANSCANPILYAFLSENFKKSFQNVLCLKKVGGLDEVERSDSRQDKSRMMNDPTETQSTLLNGDLQTSI, encoded by the coding sequence ATGGACTCCCTGATCTTTGCGTCGTCCCCCCCCAACCTGTCGGACCACCTGATGTACGACAGCTTCCTGCAGGGGAACGACTCTGAGCTCCACGGGGACTACTCCGACCCCAGCTTCAACCAAATCAGCACGGTGATCATCACCTGCATGTACTTCATGGTCTGCACCGTGGGGCTCTGCGGAAACGCCCTCGTCATCTACGTCATCCTGCGCTACGCCAAGATGAAGACGGTCACCAACATCTACATCCTCAACCTGGCGGTGGCCGACGTGCTCTTCATGCTGGGCCTGCCGTTCATCGCCATCCAGCTGGCGCTCGTCCACTGGCCCTTCGGCCCGGTGCTCTGCCGGGTGGTGATGACCCTGGACTCCCTGAACCAGTTCACGTCCATCTTCTGCCTGATGGTGATGAGCATCGACCGCTACCTGGCGGTGGTCCATCCCATTAAGTCCACTAAGTGGCGCAAACCCCGCATGGCCAAGACCATCAACCTGACCGTGTGGGGGGTGTCGCTGATTGTGAACATTCCCGTCGTGATCTACAGCGGCGTCATCACAAAGCAAAACGGCTGCTTCTGCACCATCGTGTGGCCCGAGCCCCAAGAGGCCTACTACACGGCCTTCATGTTCTACACCTTCATCCTGGGCTTCTTCCTGCCGCTCATGGTCATCTGCCTCTGCtacctcttcatcatcatcaaggtGAAGACGTCCGGGATGCGCGTGGCCTCCTCCAAGAGGAAGCGCTCCGAGAGGAAGGTGACCCGCATGGTGTCCATCGTGGTGGCGGTGTTCGTCTTCTGCTGGCTGCCCTTCTACATCTTCAACGTCACCTCGGTCACGGGCACCATCAGCACCACGCCCATCCTGCGGAGCACTTTCGCCTTTGTGGTGGTGCTGGGCTACGCCAACAGCTGCGCCAACCCCATCCTCTACGCGTTCCTCTCGGAGAACTTCAAGAAGAGCTTCCAGAACGTGCTCTGCCTGAAGAAGGTGGGGGGGCTGGACGAGGTCGAGCGCAGCGACAGCCGGCAGGATAAGTCTCGGATGATGAACGACCCGACGGAGACGCAGAGCACGCTGCTGAACGGCGACCTGCAGACCAGCATCTGA